A DNA window from Eremothecium cymbalariae DBVPG#7215 chromosome 3, complete sequence contains the following coding sequences:
- the SSF1 gene encoding rRNA-binding ribosome biosynthesis protein (similar to Ashbya gossypii AAL040W): MAKRRHKTRTHVSPSEDEIKQIPKSMVIRVGQTSMGNHSLNQLVKDFRTIMQPHTAVKLKERKSNKLKDFVVMCGPLGVSHLFIFTQSEKTGNVSLKIARTPQGPTVTFKVLDYSLGKDLKKYLKRPKSLDKDDILNPPLLVLNGFNIKNGDESKTSVEKVVVSIFQNTFPPLNPGRTRLSSIRRVLMINKDQETGEISLRHYAIDIREVEISRNLKKLYKSKSKLNKAVPNLHRKDDIASLILDHDIGAYTSESEVEDDAIVNVLTKEDAKVRFNHHRDPRTPVKNDGDDEDTEMGNAEEPGTGLDEDEGPHQKDDDPRPRKKAIKLTEVGPRLTLNLVKIEEGICNGKVLHHEYIQKTDYEIKALEKKHAEKQKIKEQRRREQEQNIARKKATKEAKKQRKMERRKARGASEAGGELNDNNGKGTSISESIDSDSSSEGTYSDVPEDLDSDLFSEVEN; encoded by the coding sequence ATGGCCAAGAGAAGACATAAGACTAGAACCCATGTTAGTCcatctgaagatgaaattAAACAAATCCCGAAATCAATGGTTATCCGTGTTGGTCAAACATCTATGGGAAACCATTCATTGAACCAATTGGTTAAGGATTTTCGTACTATAATGCAACCGCACACAGCTGtgaagttgaaagaaagaaaatccAACAAGCTAAAGGATTTTGTTGTTATGTGTGGACCATTGGGGGTATCTCATTTGTTCATCTTCACTCAATCTGAAAAAACTGGTAACGTTTCTTTAAAGATTGCTAGAACTCCACAAGGTCCTACGGTTACttttaaagttttggaTTATTCTCTAGGGAAGGActtgaagaaatatttgaagaggCCAAAATCTTTAGATAAggatgatattttgaatcCGCCATTATTAGTATTAAACGGcttcaatattaaaaatggaGATGAGAGCAAGACTAGCGTTGAAAAGGTTGTTGTATctatctttcaaaatactTTCCCGCCATTGAATCCTGGTAGGACTCGTTTATCTTCCATTAGACGAGTGCTTATGATTAATAAAGACCAAGAAACAGGTGAAATTTCCCTAAGACACTATGCTATCGACATTCGAGAGGTGGAAATTTCGAGgaacttgaagaagttaTACAAATCCAAGAGTAAATTAAACAAAGCTGTGCCAAACTTGCACCGAAAAGATGATATTGCATCATTGATTTTAGATCACGATATAGGTGCCTATACCTCTGAATCTGAGGTTGAGGATGATGCTATAGTCAATGTGCTGACTAAAGAAGATGCTAAAGTGAGGTTTAACCACCATAGAGATCCGCGAACTCCGGTCAAGAATGATGGGGATGATGAAGACACCGAGATGGGCAATGCTGAGGAACCTGGAACTGGTCTGGACGAGGATGAGGGCCCTCATCAGAAGGATGACGATCCTCGCCCAAGAAAAAAGGCCATTAAATTAACTGAGGTCGGCCCAAGATTGACGTTGAATCTAGTTAAGATTGAAGAAGGCATTTGTAATGGCAAAGTTCTGCATCATGaatatatccaaaagaCGGATTATGAGATTAAAGCGCTAGAAAAGAAGCATGCTgagaaacagaaaataaaagaacaGAGGAGGAGGGAGCAGGAACAAAACATTGCAAGGAAGAAAGCCacaaaagaagcaaaaaAGCAAAGGAAGATGGAGAGACGGAAAGCTCGTGGGGCTTCTGAGGCCGGTGGTGAACTGAATGACAACAACGGAAAGGGCACTTCCATATCGGAATCAATAGATTCCGACTCATCTAGTGAAGGTACATACAGCGACGTTCCAGAGGATCTAGACAGTGACTTGTTCAGCGAAGTCGAAAATTAA